From one Octopus bimaculoides isolate UCB-OBI-ISO-001 chromosome 1, ASM119413v2, whole genome shotgun sequence genomic stretch:
- the LOC106874250 gene encoding uncharacterized protein LOC106874250 — MFSRLPNLTTEYIKPDWLRYRTILAPTNAAVNTLNYDLLSQLPSQERCHRSVDTVTDLDQVTISNRISQLPRSSRAPSPELHLKVGCPVILLRNLNAPTLCNGTRIVVKQMTDHHIEAQVITGHGKNDTVFIPKIPLTPTDCPYTM; from the coding sequence ATGTTTAGCCGTTTACCCAATCTTACAACGGAATACATAAAACCAGATTGGCTTCGATACAGGACTATTCTTGCACCTACAAATGCAGCTGTCAACACTCTTAACTACGACTTACTCAGTCAGCTACCTTCTCAAGAACGTTGTCACAGATCAGTTGACACAGTTACAGACCTTGATCAGGTTACAAtttccaacagaatttctcaactcCCAAGATCCTCCAGGGCTCCCTCCCCTGAACTTCACTTAAAAGTCGGTTGCCCTGTCATCCTCCTACGCAATCTAAACGCACCCACACTATGCAATGGAACTCGCAttgtggtcaaacaaatgacGGACCACCACATTGAAGCTCAAGTTATCACAGGACACGGCAAAAACGATACCGTTTTCATTCCGAAAATTCCGCTAACCCCAACAGACTGCCCCTACACTATGTAG